The Silene latifolia isolate original U9 population chromosome Y, ASM4854445v1, whole genome shotgun sequence sequence atttccgtcccttgggatccgacctttacttgcctctttactaattttagagttgtttgtgaagctataaattgtgttttggtctaggtgctcctaacgacaagttaccgaaaagatttagtcccgaccaaaaatggcgccgttgccggggacggtgttatcttgatttagattttcttatattgttattagttgtgtctttctttgccttgaggaagtaaaactcctcaaggtttgttctaattattttcaagttgtttgatattttgcaagatggaccttatagattgttttgtagaggaccacttaaatatacctttcttcaaagatcccatgcaagcattggaagccttggaagcaagtgaggctaaaaatatgtattgggaattggaggtagatctttttgaggccgctatagctaacaaagaactcactcatgcacaatccgtattGGTGCACAACAtcctagtggaagcatgtcaacccatagaagatgagcaatccatcctagaagacatcttacaagctcaagagtaagaggaatccatcatggaattcgaatatgatgaggttgatgagaatgaagaacaagttgaatatactatgagaatggaatgtctaatggagatggagcaaattctcaatgaaaccccaaaggaggaaagtgaggtacaaactcctactttaaaaccccttcccccaaatttgaaatatgcttaccttgatgaatcaaagaccaaacccgtgattctTAATGATAGTCTTGATGAGAatcaattgggaaaattgcttgatgtgttgaaacaacatgagaaggctataggttatagtctagatgactttaaggggataagtcccaatttttgcatgcatagaattcatctagaggaagaccatagacctaccattcaacctcaaagaagattgaacccccacatgcaagaagttgtcaaaggataagttatgaaattacttgatgcgggaatcatatatcccatatcggattctttgtgggttagccccgtccaagtggtacctaagaaaggaggtaccacggtagtgacaaatgaaaaaaatgaactaatacccacaaggatgatcaccggttggcgtatgtgcattgactatcgaaaattaaattccgcaacaagaaaggatcatttccccctaccattcattgaccaaatgcttgagaggttatcctccaacaaattcttttgttaccttgacgggtattcgggattcttccaaatccctatacacccggatgaccaacataagaccaccttcacatgcccttatggtacttttgcatataggaggatgctttttggtttatgtaatgcccccgccactttccaaagatacatgatgagtgtcttctccgattacctagagaccataatggaagtttttatggatgattttagcgtttatggaaaggactttgactcatgcttgcataatctttctcttatattgcaaaaatgtgaagctgttagtcttgttttaaattgggaaaagtgtcacttcatggtcaatgaaggaattgttttgggtcatttaatctcggaaaagggcatcgaggtcgataaagctaaagttgaggtgatagagaaactcccacctcccgtgaatgttagaggggtgagaagttttctcggtcacgcgggtttttatcgccgtttcataaaggatttttcaaaaatagcaaaacccctcactcaacttttgctcaaagatgcccaattccttttcactgatgagtgtgttgaagcctttaatagaatcaaggaagcactaatctcggcaccgatcattcaacctccaaattgggaactaccattcgagattatgtgtgatgctagtaactacgccgttggagcggttcttggccaacgggtaggaagagctcttcatgccatctattatataagcaagactcttgatccctcccaagtgaactatgataccatcgagaaagagcttcttgccattgtttatgctttggacaaattccgttcctacttgcttggatccaaagtgattgtcttttcggatcaccgtgctctccgacatctcttgataaagaaagaggcaaaaccaaggttgttaagatggattttgcttcttcaagaatttgacttggaaataagagacaagaaaggagccgagaatgtagtggcggatcacttgtcaaggatccggtttcatgatgaaaatggagaaaccccgatcaatgactcatttcccgacgatattttgatggccattcaaacacaacttgaaaggcacatcaccccatggtttgccgattatgctaactatattgttggaagagtactccctccaaatttgaaccacaaccaaaggaagagattcctattcgaagtgaagaggtacttttgggatgacccaaacctttacaaggagtgtagtgatgggctctaccggagatgcatccctcaatgggaagtccaaggaatcttggaaggatgtcactcatcaccctacggtgggaaccatggagcaaggaggaccattgcaaaaattcttcaatcgggcttctattggcccacaatgtttcaagacacaagagaatacatcattcattgtgatgcttgtcaaagaacggggaatatctcttggaggaacgaaatgccacaaaggggcattctagaggtagagatcttctatgtttggggaatcgactaccaagggccctttgtgacatccaatggaaataagtacatccttgtggccgtagactatgtctcaaaatgggtagaggcaattgccactccaaatgatgatgcaaaaacggtcaccaagctcttcaagaagataatcttcccaagatttggagttcctagagcaatcataagtgatagaggaacgcattttcatgaaaagaaacttgcatctcttttgaccaagtatggtgtccaacatagaaccggcttggggtatcatcctcaaacaagcggtcaagttgaagtttcaaatagagagatcaaacaaatccttgagaaagttgtgaacaagacccgaaaagattggagcacaaagcttgatgatgctctttgggcttataggacggcctataagactcccataggagcctccccttacaagcttgtctatggaaaagcatgtcatttgccaatcgaattggagtacaaagctttttgggtaATCCGAGCTCTTAATCTCGATCTCAAGTTAAGTgttcaaaagaggatgattcaaattcaagagttggaggaattccgactacaatcctatgagaatgccaagatctacaaagaaaagacgaaattgctccatgacaaaaggATTAGACGAAAAgtcttgcacaaaggggacaaagtccttctattcaattcccgctaccgactttttccgggaaagttgaactctagatggatgggtccctatgtgataaccgaagttggaaagtATGGATATTTTGAACTAaaagcggaagatggaagcaagttcaaggtcaatggccaaaggttgaagccatactatgaaggagcgtttattggagaggtcgaggtcacctacctcgggccttctcagccttgaaagaaccatcaaagggagagtttggtggagtcctccctaaaccaccacttgtaaatatactaaccctctaacttgtatttataattttattgcatttctttaataataaacataagctcttttcatgagagtaagtgaggaagggtcactaacgaattttgaatgaaggaaggaaccaattttcaagtgtggggaagcatctacGAGAGGAAAGGAAGCCAAAGGAAGAATTCTCAgcttgaacacgtgcgtgttccctggAATCCGACCGtcttgctagaatccgggcggcaTGGGAAGAATTCGTCCGTCCTGCTAagctgagaatttgaagattttggggactgaagaagaatccgagcgtctcagaagggaagacgctcatcctgaagaatccggccggctTTGCAGAAAgtcgcccgtctttctacctgtgcatttcaagaaaaatccctggaaaggaatccgcccgtcttcagcagaagacgcccgtcccgccattgaagaatccgagcgtcttatgctcgggacgctcgtccttgtggcgtcatatttttggaaaattagctgtgacagaatccgggcgtcttacccagaatccgcccgtcccgtggaacttgaatccgagcgttttctgctcgaatccgcccgtctttccgtggtgatttgacccgtcttttcttaattaaattacatcccaccacacatttagtgacacatcacccttccttccacttgtattataaaacccacctccttatgactcccaagcaaatccaaatcactcttttaccccacaaaatcaaaaagccccaattttctagggtttccaaaggcaacattcaatttgcaaggagcatctttattctttaacaaatcaaaaatcccAGCTCACACTACTACAGAAATCATGAAGGACATCAGACTTCTAGAcacatggacatcggattataggccgatgtagagttcagtcccgtccatatggggtgtaatggacatgggactttaaaccgatgtccattaatatatgcacatcggatttttaaatatatccgatgtccatatgagtAATAAACATCAGATTTTAACATTAATTCGATGTCCATATGTGTAATGTACATCAGATTTTTATAGAAAGCCCATGTCCTTTGAAGCTAGAATTACATCGAACTTTTATAAATCCGCTGTcctttatattgtttttttttttttaaaatttgaaaacagcaggccaattcatattgcattacaccaatttgaatgccaaaacattaatacaaaacatgccaactgccattcaaccaaaatgatcgatttcaattaataaaaaccgatcccaatcaacatacaacgcaaccgtctccgtcatccgaattcaacaactaacgaacaacaacaaagggCATAACAAATCCCAGCCAACATAACATATGGTCTTGCAGATCATGTAATCAGTTTTTCAAAATGCAACTACCTAATACATTACTACGCTAGCTAGCTATCTACGGCTAGATATTGAGAAAATAGTTCGCCCACAAGTCCCGAACCTCATCTAATTCTTCTTGTGAATATGGCGTGGTGTCTTGAAAAACCTGTAATGCATATTAATGACAATGGGGCAGTCAGACATGGCCTCACAAGGGCAGCTTCATATAAGCTAATAATTAAAGGAAGAGGGTGCAGCAGCTAGCTTATTGAATTGGCAAAGCAGTTCGCCCACAATGCGTATAGGCAAGCAGTCAAAGTAGGATAATTACTTGAAAAAAATACCGAGTTTTGCTATAATGTCGAAACTGACCTCATTGATAGCTTTTGTTGGATTAGAACGCGTGACGATTTCAAAGCATGTACCTCATGACGTAGTACCCGCATTCTACAACACCTTGTTGACGAGCACACTAAAACAACAACTCGACAAGAATTAAACCAATAACATGACTTTGTCAATTAAAAGTGATTGATGATCAGACATTGAATTTGTCGTCATAATAAGCAACAACTTACATTATGTTGCAGCCATTGCGGTGCTTGAGAACGCATTCTTTCCCCACCATTGTAGCCGTATACTCTTACCGATCTAAATATAAACATGGTTTCAAATAAATGATTGTCAGCCAATAATAGTTGCCATTTTTAATGTTCTAATCAGTTGAACATTTATTTATGTGCATATCAATAAATGAACTATTAAGATGAACTTACGCATTAATTAAAGATCTCAACTTTGACGGCACTGACTTTCCTAGTGAGTCGAACCAACGCACTTGATTATGATCAGCAACGTCAGTCACAACGAGCATCCAATGATCACTGTAAATAATTTGTAACTTATTTACATGATAATCAATAATAAATGGTGACAGTTTTGTTTATTTAAAAGGCAAGGTTGATCAGCACTTACTCATCGTAATATGGAGCGATGTAAAATTTCCTTTTCAAGTCTTTCATCCTTTTAGAAAGTATGGTTACTGCTTTATCTGAGGCATCGCCTATTTGTGAAATAATTTCTGGACATAAGAACCCGTACATTTGCTGGTCACAGATGCTATCCAAGTACCTATAACAATATACGTATAAGTATAACCAACATTTACGGTAAATAATCAACCTTTTCCATGGAAGCAGATTAAAAGTTAAAGGAACGAGCGTAACGAGTAGCTTCGCAAACCTACTCGACGTGGTGGCAGTAGATGTTGCAGTTTGAATAACCAATACAGTAGATGTTGCTGATTGAATAACCAATGCAAAACTAAATAATGAGAGGCAATAATTGTAGTATACATACCCAAGAAAAGTGTCAATGACTCCAAGGGAGATCTTATTCATGTTCAACAATGAAGCTATGTCTTCCTTGGCGAGGCGCAACCTTTTCTTGGATCCTAGGACATTCTCGATCAAATTAACATCGGTCACTTGATTATCGCGCATCACACTAACTACCCTTGCCACTAATCGTCTACAATCGTAATTTTGGTCCAAAAGCGCTTTCAACTGGTTGTTTGATCTTGTCACTGATCCACCACCACTTATCTTACTTTTACCACTTTCTACTTTCTGGGAATTAGAAGTTCCAGATGTCTTCCGTCTTTTGGGTTTAGGTGTCGTCGCAGTCTTTTCCGTAATCTTTCCCCAGTCTTTTCCCCCATCTTCTCCCCTGTCTTCTCCCCTCTCTCTGATTCCAGGTTTTTCTGACATTCTTGGGAAAAAAGAATTACACCTATAATTATTAGAGCTTGCTTTCAGTGGCAAGAACTAAAAAAAGATGGTTAACTGTATGGCTTTCATACCTTTACGTAGCGTAAAGTGATTCCATTTTTCGGCCAAAGTACAAAGGAACCAAGGGCATCACCAACAGTAGCAAATTCCTCAGTTGGTATAGGTAATGGTGTGTCATCCTTACCTTCCATGAGAACGTAAATGCATACCCTGAACGTTTCTGCTCCAATTTTTTTACCGTGACAAACTGATGCCTGACTTGTGGTCTTGAATACTCGTCCAAGTGCCACCTTAGTGAAGTCATCAGTATCTTGCACAGCTAGCTCACATTTAAATCCTGCGGAGCGTGGACAAGCAAGCAACCAAAGCAAGATAAGTAAAATGTTTATTATCAATTCGTAAATATATATATGATCACTAACATAGTCAATTGTTGCTAGATTTAATTACCTTCTCAGGTATGGCATCAAATGGATCAGAAATATGATCACTAACATTCCCACTGTTGCAATTCATCTCGACCTCAGTTGCGTCTTTCTCATTGTGAACGGAATAACTAACATTCCCATTTGTCTGTTTCTCCCCCATCATTTTTTCAAAGTCTTTATAAACCCTCGACCTCACTTGTTCGTGATCTCGCTTTGTAAGCTTCTCTAAAAACTCGGTGAAATGACAAGTAGTACTCTCATCTCGAGTTCGTTTGCATCCGCCAAAGTCTTTCGCTTATGCCCGACTCGACCCCCAACACCTCTAACACGACCATAATGCTCAGCAGTTCCAAGCGCTTTTGTCAATTCATCAACTTTTCCGCTAGGTACAAATTCTCCTTTCTTGACCTTTTCCTTCAACACTTCTTGTTTgcaattattttcattaaattgtAGCACATGGCATGGAGTATTATATATGATTTTTCTTGAGTAGTGATAAAGAAATGGAGTACTCACCAGCTCTTCAACT is a genomic window containing:
- the LOC141629013 gene encoding uncharacterized protein LOC141629013, whose translation is MSEKPGIRERGEDRGEDGGKDWGKITEKTATTPKPKRRKTSGTSNSQKVESGKSKISGGGSVTRSNNQLKALLDQNYDCRRLVARVVSVMRDNQVTDVNLIENVLGSKKRLRLAKEDIASLLNMNKISLGVIDTFLGYLDSICDQQMYGFLCPEIISQIGDASDKAVTILSKRMKDLKRKFYIAPYYDDDHWMLVVTDVADHNQVRWFDSLGKSVPSKLRSLINASVRVYGYNGGERMRSQAPQWLQHNCARQQGVVECGYYVMRYML